In Terriglobales bacterium, a genomic segment contains:
- a CDS encoding glycine--tRNA ligase subunit alpha gives MPRSIANPLTFQELILQLQSFWAEHGCILQQPYDLEVGAGTMAPETFLRVLGPKAYSVAYVQPSRRPADGRYGDNPNRLYKHTQLQVILKPPPENVQQLYLESLTAVGIDLRKHDIKFEEDNWESPTLGAWGIGWQVMLDGLEITQFTYFQQCGGVDLDPISAELTYGLERIAAFLQDVDSVYDIAWAPGVKYGDVRHAEEKQFSIYNFESADVEKTWEHLRLYEAECKALLGGNAVLAAFDLCLKCSHLFNILDSRGAISVTERVGVIARIRNLAVGVAKAYLNPGEAKAV, from the coding sequence TTGCCGAGATCAATCGCCAATCCGCTCACATTTCAGGAACTGATCCTTCAGCTCCAGAGCTTCTGGGCGGAGCACGGCTGCATTCTGCAGCAGCCCTATGACCTCGAGGTCGGCGCGGGGACCATGGCGCCGGAAACTTTTCTGCGCGTGCTCGGGCCCAAGGCCTACAGCGTCGCCTACGTGCAGCCTTCGCGGCGTCCGGCGGACGGACGCTATGGCGACAATCCCAATCGTCTCTACAAGCACACGCAGTTGCAGGTCATCCTGAAGCCGCCGCCGGAGAATGTGCAGCAGCTGTATCTGGAATCGCTCACCGCCGTGGGCATCGATCTGCGCAAGCACGACATCAAGTTCGAAGAAGACAACTGGGAGTCGCCCACGCTCGGCGCCTGGGGCATCGGATGGCAGGTGATGCTCGACGGACTGGAGATCACGCAGTTCACCTACTTCCAGCAGTGCGGCGGCGTGGACCTCGACCCCATCTCGGCGGAATTGACGTACGGACTGGAGCGCATCGCGGCCTTCCTCCAGGACGTGGATTCGGTCTATGACATCGCGTGGGCGCCGGGGGTGAAGTACGGCGACGTCCGCCACGCCGAGGAAAAGCAGTTCTCCATCTACAACTTCGAATCCGCCGACGTGGAAAAAACCTGGGAGCATCTTCGCCTTTATGAGGCCGAGTGCAAGGCGCTGTTGGGTGGGAACGCGGTTCTTGCGGCCTTCGACCTCTGCCTGAAGTGCTCGCACCTGTTCAATATCCTGGATTCGCGCGGCGCCATCTCCGTGACGGAGCGCGTGGGCGTGATCGCGCGCATACGGAACCTGGCCGTGGGAGTGGCTAAGGCTTACCTGAACCCGGGAGAAGCGAAGGCGGTCTGA
- a CDS encoding ferredoxin family protein, producing MAYVIAEPCIGTKDTACVDACPVDCIHPKKDAEKFATEEMLYIDPVECIDCGACVPVCPVSAIFALDDLPEKWKAFTERNAKYFGR from the coding sequence ATGGCTTATGTGATCGCGGAACCCTGCATCGGCACCAAGGACACGGCCTGCGTGGACGCCTGTCCGGTGGATTGCATCCACCCCAAGAAGGACGCGGAGAAGTTCGCCACCGAGGAGATGCTGTACATCGATCCGGTGGAGTGCATTGACTGCGGCGCCTGCGTGCCCGTCTGTCCGGTCTCGGCCATCTTCGCCCTCGACGACCTGCCGGAAAAGTGGAAGGCCTTCACCGAACGCAACGCCAAGTACTTCGGCCGCTAG
- the glyS gene encoding glycine--tRNA ligase subunit beta yields the protein MDFLLEIGCEEIPARMLAEAEAVLGARVAKLLVDQKLDPGTTKTATYSTPRRLAVLCSGLLVWQTDVNQQLTGPAVSIGFKNGSPTPAAHAFAKKAGVDVNALERITTPKGEYLAAKVVIKGRSAAQVLAEALPEVIKGLHWPKAMYWRAGAPERFVRPVRWLVALLDGEVVPLEFAGVRAGAKSAGHRILSDGAAAISTPAQYKDALAGVCVIADSKEREQRIRKALDELTRSVPGARWREDAALLSAVVNLTEFPSAVLGNFDREFLALPEEVLVTVMRDHQKYFAVDDAGGKLAPHFLAVLNTDGDPDGLIRHGNERVLRARFNDARFFWETDQKIPLKQRVEMLKAVTFQKDLGSYHAKAERVAALADELSADLSSAGVKLNRNAVHEAAWLAKTDLTTELVKEFTELQGIVGGLYAKAQKHAAAVGDAIYDHYKPESMEEEAPRTLEGAVLSIADKADSIAGMFALGNLPTGSRDPFALRRQANGIVKTIAERKLLLSLRRIFEAALECYKGSEAEKKFKGHHRADAILDFLRERVEFYLRDTCGLAYDVVAATLAAGGDDVVDALARAQAVAGVRESPDFEAISSSFKRMKNILRQAAEAGKKPAHTLDPDALKEDAEKALAARMQVTALRVANLREKKEYAKALSEISKLRPLIDAFFDKVMVMVEDEHLRANRLALLEKLLGDFSTIADFSEIVTEGKTS from the coding sequence ATGGACTTCTTGCTCGAGATCGGTTGCGAAGAGATTCCCGCCCGCATGCTGGCGGAAGCGGAAGCGGTGCTGGGCGCCCGCGTGGCCAAGCTGCTGGTGGATCAGAAGCTCGACCCGGGGACCACCAAGACCGCCACCTACTCCACACCGCGCCGTCTCGCGGTTTTATGCAGCGGACTCCTGGTATGGCAAACGGATGTGAATCAGCAACTTACAGGGCCAGCCGTGAGTATTGGGTTTAAGAACGGCTCTCCCACTCCGGCGGCGCACGCCTTCGCCAAGAAAGCAGGAGTGGACGTCAACGCCCTGGAGCGGATCACGACCCCGAAGGGGGAATACCTGGCCGCGAAGGTGGTCATCAAGGGCAGAAGCGCGGCGCAGGTCCTTGCGGAGGCGCTGCCCGAGGTAATCAAGGGCCTGCACTGGCCCAAGGCGATGTACTGGCGCGCGGGCGCGCCGGAAAGGTTCGTCCGACCGGTGCGCTGGCTGGTGGCATTGCTCGATGGCGAGGTTGTGCCGCTGGAGTTCGCGGGCGTGCGCGCCGGAGCGAAGTCTGCCGGACATCGCATTCTGTCGGATGGCGCAGCCGCCATCTCAACTCCCGCGCAATATAAGGACGCGCTGGCCGGCGTATGCGTGATCGCCGACTCCAAAGAGCGCGAGCAGAGAATCCGCAAAGCGCTCGACGAACTGACGCGCTCGGTCCCGGGCGCGCGCTGGCGCGAAGACGCGGCACTGCTCTCTGCCGTCGTGAACCTGACGGAGTTTCCTTCCGCGGTGCTGGGCAACTTCGACCGCGAATTCCTGGCGCTGCCCGAGGAAGTCCTGGTAACCGTCATGCGCGACCACCAGAAATACTTCGCCGTGGACGACGCCGGCGGCAAACTCGCGCCGCACTTCCTTGCGGTGCTCAACACCGACGGCGATCCCGACGGCCTGATCCGTCACGGCAACGAGCGCGTGCTGCGCGCGCGCTTCAACGACGCCCGCTTCTTCTGGGAGACCGACCAGAAGATCCCGCTCAAGCAACGCGTCGAAATGCTGAAGGCCGTCACCTTCCAAAAAGACCTGGGCAGCTATCACGCCAAGGCGGAGCGTGTGGCCGCGCTGGCTGACGAACTGTCCGCCGACCTCTCAAGCGCGGGCGTGAAGCTGAACCGCAACGCGGTGCACGAGGCGGCGTGGCTGGCCAAGACCGACCTCACCACGGAACTGGTGAAAGAGTTCACCGAACTGCAGGGCATCGTCGGCGGACTGTACGCGAAGGCGCAGAAGCACGCGGCGGCGGTCGGGGATGCTATCTACGATCACTACAAACCGGAGTCCATGGAAGAGGAAGCGCCACGCACTCTCGAGGGTGCAGTGCTCTCCATCGCTGACAAGGCGGATTCCATCGCGGGGATGTTCGCCCTGGGGAACCTGCCCACCGGATCGAGGGACCCGTTCGCGTTGCGCCGCCAGGCGAACGGCATTGTAAAGACCATCGCCGAGCGCAAGCTGCTGCTCAGCCTGCGGCGGATCTTCGAAGCGGCGCTCGAGTGCTACAAGGGTTCGGAGGCGGAAAAGAAGTTCAAAGGACACCACCGCGCCGATGCCATCCTCGACTTCCTGCGCGAACGGGTGGAGTTCTATCTGCGCGACACCTGCGGACTGGCCTACGATGTGGTGGCGGCCACGCTGGCGGCCGGCGGGGACGACGTAGTGGACGCGCTGGCCCGCGCCCAGGCCGTGGCGGGAGTGCGGGAATCCCCTGATTTTGAGGCCATTTCCAGCTCTTTCAAGCGCATGAAGAACATCCTGCGCCAAGCCGCGGAGGCAGGGAAGAAGCCGGCGCACACGCTGGATCCGGATGCCCTCAAGGAGGACGCGGAGAAGGCACTGGCGGCACGCATGCAGGTGACCGCGCTGCGCGTCGCGAACCTGCGGGAGAAGAAGGAATATGCCAAGGCCCTGAGCGAGATCTCCAAGCTCCGCCCGCTCATCGACGCCTTCTTCGACAAGGTGATGGTGATGGTGGAGGACGAACACTTGCGCGCCAACCGCCTGGCGCTGCTCGAAAAGCTTCTGGGCGACTTCTCCACCATCGCCGATTTTTCCGAGATCGTAACCGAAGGCAAGACTTCCTGA
- the recO gene encoding DNA repair protein RecO gives MPLKQSEAIVLRSYPLRESDLLVAFFTRAEGKVRGVARAAKKSKRRFGGALEPLTYVRVWYEDRERQELARVDSCEVLESPLADRVDYPRAVALGYVAEVLEQLLPEREANDAMFRLALSVLGQLRAGAIWMPLTYFDLWVVRLTGLLPELGVCTACGTALNGHRAYFHPLADGLMCAADKRLASAEMSKESRTLAAEMFRAPIEQFAGAPWPRPRAAELRKFLAQRIELHLEKKLVTGTMLEKLE, from the coding sequence ATGCCACTCAAGCAGTCGGAGGCGATTGTGCTGCGCAGCTATCCGCTGCGTGAGTCCGACCTGCTGGTCGCCTTCTTTACCCGGGCGGAGGGCAAGGTGCGGGGGGTGGCGCGCGCCGCCAAGAAGTCCAAGCGGCGCTTTGGAGGCGCGCTCGAGCCGCTGACCTACGTGCGCGTCTGGTACGAGGACCGCGAGCGGCAGGAGCTGGCGCGGGTGGACTCCTGCGAGGTGCTGGAGTCGCCCCTGGCCGACCGCGTGGATTATCCGCGGGCGGTGGCGCTGGGTTACGTGGCCGAAGTGCTGGAGCAGTTGCTGCCGGAGCGCGAGGCGAACGACGCCATGTTCCGGCTGGCGCTCTCCGTGCTCGGCCAGCTGCGCGCAGGGGCTATCTGGATGCCGCTGACGTACTTCGATTTGTGGGTCGTGCGGCTGACGGGCCTGTTGCCGGAATTGGGCGTATGCACCGCCTGTGGCACGGCGCTCAACGGTCACCGGGCGTATTTTCACCCGCTGGCCGACGGCCTGATGTGCGCCGCCGACAAGCGCCTGGCGTCCGCGGAGATGTCGAAGGAATCGCGGACGCTGGCGGCGGAGATGTTCCGCGCGCCCATCGAGCAGTTTGCGGGCGCGCCCTGGCCGCGCCCGCGCGCCGCCGAGTTGCGCAAGTTCCTGGCGCAGCGCATCGAGCTGCATCTGGAGAAGAAGCTGGTGACGGGGACCATGCTGGAAAAGCTAGAGTAA
- a CDS encoding STAS domain-containing protein, with protein MSMATRKQGNVVIFDLEGKLGLGPAVDDFRTGWSDALAAGSRNVVVNLAKVPLIDSSGIGSLVRCHAAVLAHGGKLRIAGAGGVVRQALKLTNVDQLLEFHESEASALASLGA; from the coding sequence ATGAGCATGGCCACGCGCAAGCAGGGGAACGTCGTCATCTTCGATCTGGAAGGCAAGCTGGGCCTGGGCCCGGCGGTGGACGACTTCCGCACCGGCTGGTCGGACGCCCTGGCGGCCGGATCGCGCAACGTAGTGGTGAACCTGGCCAAGGTGCCGCTCATCGATTCCTCGGGCATCGGCAGCCTGGTCCGCTGCCACGCTGCGGTGCTCGCACATGGCGGAAAACTAAGGATCGCAGGCGCCGGCGGGGTGGTCCGCCAGGCGCTGAAGCTCACCAACGTCGACCAGCTGCTGGAATTTCACGAGAGTGAAGCCAGCGCCCTCGCCTCTCTAGGCGCCTGA
- the ppdK gene encoding pyruvate, phosphate dikinase has translation MSTQTLPETETPETSATKYVYFFGGGKAEGNGKMKDELGGKGAGLAEMTNAGLPVPPGFTIQTDACREYMKTGGKLSPEVDHQMRGALDRLQELQKQKLGVGENPLLVSVRSGAKFSMPGMMDTILNLGLNDQSVEALAKRSKNPRFAADSYRRLIQMFGNVVLDIPKAAFDEVFDAKKKQRKAKLDTELDAKALKEVIEEYKKVVKKHTKRDFPQNPLEQLMLARDAVFRSWDNDRARHYRRMNNISDDLGTGVNVQAMVFGNLGETSGTGVGFTRNPSNGTKEFFGEFLMNAQGEDVVAGIRTPVPISQLEKVMPSVYRQLREITTRLEKHYRDVQDFEFTIQDERLYMLQTRNGKRTGLAAVRIAIDMVEEGLINKEEAIFRVDPNQLYDFLVPRLDEKKTKVEVLATGLPASPGAAVGQIVFTADEAVVQAGHDKKNPVILVRAETTPEDIHGMEVAAGILTSRGGMTSHAAVVTRGMGKCCVAGAGDIEVDDKAREMRVKGQVFKEGDWISLDGTTGRVIKGRLGTVPASPDDPELKKFMSWSEPFRKMGVRANADIPRDAIQARAFGAEGIGLCRTEHMFFASDRIAHMRVMILASTEKDRRRALRSLLPMQRADFVGVFRAMDGFPVTIRLLDPPLHEFLPRREDLMVEIAQLELTKPRSPKLRELRTLLRRVEELHEFNPMLGHRGCRLGITYPEISEMQVRAIFEAAVIVTKEGGKVHPEVMIPLVSMVKEMSHQEAIVRRVAEEVFAEKETKVPYLVGTMIELPRAALVADEIAKVAEFFSFGTNDLTQTAYGFSRDDINKFLPAYLEQGLLKQDPFAVLDREGVGQLLRWAVERGRKTNPKLKVGICGEHGGEPSSVEFCHMIGLNYVSCSPFRVLTARLAAAQAAAGEQLKAEMGRTK, from the coding sequence ATGAGCACGCAGACGCTTCCCGAGACGGAGACGCCAGAAACCTCGGCCACCAAGTACGTGTACTTCTTCGGCGGCGGCAAGGCCGAGGGCAACGGCAAGATGAAGGATGAGCTGGGCGGCAAGGGCGCCGGCCTGGCCGAGATGACCAACGCCGGCCTGCCCGTGCCTCCGGGCTTCACCATCCAGACCGACGCCTGCCGCGAATACATGAAGACGGGCGGCAAGCTCTCGCCCGAAGTGGACCACCAGATGCGCGGCGCGCTCGACCGCCTGCAGGAACTACAAAAGCAGAAGCTGGGAGTGGGCGAGAATCCGTTGCTGGTGAGCGTGCGTTCCGGCGCGAAGTTTTCCATGCCGGGGATGATGGACACCATCCTGAACCTCGGCTTGAACGACCAGAGCGTGGAGGCGCTAGCCAAGCGCTCGAAGAACCCGCGCTTCGCCGCCGACTCCTACCGCCGGCTCATCCAGATGTTCGGCAACGTGGTGCTTGACATTCCCAAGGCGGCCTTCGACGAGGTCTTCGACGCCAAGAAAAAACAGCGCAAGGCGAAGCTCGACACCGAGCTCGACGCCAAGGCGCTGAAGGAAGTAATCGAGGAATACAAGAAGGTGGTGAAGAAGCACACCAAGCGCGACTTCCCGCAGAATCCGCTGGAGCAGCTCATGCTGGCGCGCGACGCCGTCTTCCGCTCCTGGGACAACGACCGCGCCCGCCATTACCGCCGCATGAACAACATTTCCGACGACCTGGGCACCGGGGTCAACGTGCAGGCCATGGTCTTCGGCAACCTGGGTGAGACCAGCGGGACCGGTGTGGGCTTCACCCGCAACCCCTCCAACGGCACCAAAGAATTCTTCGGTGAGTTCCTGATGAACGCCCAGGGCGAGGACGTGGTGGCCGGCATCCGCACGCCCGTGCCCATCTCCCAGCTGGAAAAGGTCATGCCGAGTGTCTACCGCCAGTTGCGCGAGATCACCACGCGCCTGGAAAAGCACTACCGCGACGTGCAGGACTTCGAGTTCACCATCCAGGACGAGCGCCTGTACATGCTGCAGACGCGCAACGGCAAGCGCACCGGACTGGCCGCAGTACGCATCGCCATCGACATGGTGGAAGAAGGGCTCATCAACAAGGAAGAGGCCATCTTCCGCGTGGATCCCAACCAGCTCTACGACTTCCTGGTGCCCCGTCTGGACGAGAAAAAGACCAAGGTGGAAGTGCTGGCCACGGGCCTGCCGGCTTCCCCGGGCGCGGCGGTAGGGCAGATCGTCTTCACCGCCGACGAGGCGGTGGTCCAGGCCGGCCACGACAAGAAGAATCCGGTGATCCTGGTGCGCGCCGAGACCACGCCCGAGGACATCCATGGCATGGAGGTGGCGGCGGGCATCCTGACCTCACGCGGCGGCATGACCAGCCATGCCGCCGTGGTCACGCGCGGCATGGGCAAGTGCTGCGTGGCCGGCGCCGGCGACATCGAGGTGGACGACAAGGCGCGCGAGATGCGCGTCAAGGGCCAGGTCTTCAAGGAAGGCGACTGGATCTCACTCGACGGCACCACTGGGCGCGTCATCAAGGGGCGGCTTGGTACCGTGCCTGCCTCCCCGGACGATCCGGAGCTCAAGAAATTCATGTCCTGGTCGGAGCCCTTCCGCAAGATGGGAGTGCGGGCCAACGCCGACATCCCCCGCGACGCCATCCAGGCGCGCGCCTTCGGCGCCGAGGGCATCGGCCTGTGCCGCACCGAGCACATGTTCTTCGCCTCGGACCGCATCGCGCACATGCGCGTCATGATCCTGGCCTCCACGGAAAAAGACCGCCGGCGCGCCCTGCGCAGCCTGCTGCCCATGCAGCGCGCCGATTTCGTCGGCGTCTTCCGCGCCATGGACGGCTTCCCGGTCACCATCCGGCTGCTCGACCCTCCGCTGCACGAGTTCCTGCCCCGGCGCGAAGACTTGATGGTCGAGATCGCGCAGCTGGAGCTGACCAAACCCCGCTCGCCCAAGCTGCGCGAGCTGCGCACCCTGCTGCGCCGCGTGGAGGAGCTGCACGAATTCAATCCCATGCTCGGGCACCGCGGCTGCCGCCTGGGCATCACCTATCCCGAGATCTCGGAGATGCAGGTGCGTGCCATCTTCGAGGCCGCAGTCATTGTCACGAAGGAAGGCGGGAAAGTGCACCCCGAGGTCATGATCCCGCTGGTGAGCATGGTGAAGGAGATGTCGCATCAGGAGGCCATCGTCCGCCGCGTGGCGGAAGAGGTCTTCGCCGAGAAAGAGACGAAGGTCCCTTACCTGGTGGGCACCATGATCGAGCTGCCGCGCGCGGCGCTGGTGGCGGACGAGATTGCCAAGGTGGCGGAGTTCTTCTCCTTCGGCACCAACGACCTCACCCAGACCGCCTACGGCTTCTCCCGCGACGACATCAACAAGTTCCTCCCCGCCTACCTGGAGCAGGGCTTGCTCAAGCAGGACCCCTTCGCCGTGCTCGACCGCGAGGGCGTAGGGCAACTGCTGCGCTGGGCGGTGGAGCGCGGGCGCAAGACCAATCCCAAACTCAAGGTCGGCATCTGCGGCGAGCACGGCGGCGAGCCTTCCTCCGTCGAGTTCTGCCACATGATCGGATTGAACTACGTCTCCTGCTCGCCCTTCCGCGTGCTGACCGCGCGCCTGGCCGCCGCCCAGGCCGCCGCCGGGGAGCAGCTGAAGGCAGAAATGGGAAGGACAAAATGA